A part of Pseudochaenichthys georgianus chromosome 23, fPseGeo1.2, whole genome shotgun sequence genomic DNA contains:
- the mybpc1 gene encoding myosin-binding protein C, slow-type isoform X6, whose translation MPEPTKKDEMANGQPEESVAPESNGAMPLPEITLEVSPPTEAVADGKEPVETDGKKPEPSKPEPLQAVEAQEPSPTETNTNQPQPGGVGVKEQAESEHSTVKEEGPCSPPPTDDDAAVATTPSPTPHAESVAPESNGAMPLPEITLEVSPPTEAVADGKEPVETDGKKPEPSEPEPLQAVEAQEPSPTETNTNQPQPGGVGVKEQAESEHSTVKEEGPCSLPPTESVAPVSNGAMPLPEITLEVSPPTDDSVPVPAMGRKDSVWSLGDGQGADDLEKPIDSPPRSTLLIESPQSATILVGGDITFVAKVEAKDIFRKPTIKWIKGKWMDLASKTGKHLQLKETFERLTKIHTFEMHIIKAKDNYAGNYRCEVTYKDKFDSCCFDLEVKEAEGSQNIDIRSAFKRSSEGQEDAGELDFSGLLKHREPKPDEGPDVDVWEILKNARPDQYEKIAFMYGITDLRGLLKRMKKITRVEKKTEAFAKKLDPAYQADKGGKIRMVVDLADPTVELKWYKNGQEIRPCPKYIFEHKGTQRIMVINNCSLNDDAAYSVAAGDENCATELFVKELPVKIVKKIEPVKTTVNERIELECEVSEEGAQVKWMKNGVEVPTGVRSRYRVKCEGTKHFLVIDDASREDTGTYSLMATGGTSEAHIQVDLKPLKIFQDLQDMKVMLGQPINLQCEIFPGNVAGRWYRNGQLIQPNDRINIVHKNKVHRLEVATSTLHDTGDYTFVPEGYSQSLSAKIHIIDPPRVHLESLNFPDNTITIVAGNKLRLEIPITGEPAPRVVWMKGERVILESGHRVRAETYGDQTSLTIDVTEREDTGNYKIILQNEAGEATASVKVKVVDIPDPPESPLVPVVGGDWCSMTWEPPKYDGSSPILGYYIERKKKQSSRWMRLNFDLIKETSFEPKKMIEGVPYEVRIFAVNAIGSSRPSEPSKAFTPLAVTSEPTMLVVDDITDTTVTVKWRPPETIGAAGLDGYLVEYCIEGTDDWVVSNKELTEKTKFTITGLTPGTRILVRVKAINAAGASTPRTLQHHVMVKEIIEPPKIRVPRHLKQTYTRRVGEAVNLVVPFMGKPRPKVNWLKEGQPIEPTHVNIRNTDCDSIIFIRKAERSHSGKYEMTVQVENHVDTAILDIQVVDLPGPPHSVTIEDVWGGNVALVWTPPKDNGNAPITGYTIQKADKKTMEWFTCIEHYHRSCITITELVVGNEYFFRIFAENMCGLSETATQSKQSALIVKEGMQVKTHEFTDHDFMEAPKFTQPLINTFAIAGYNATLNCSVRANPRAKVVWMKNKITILDDPRYRMFSNQGVCTLEIRKPSPYDGGLYTCKAVNDLGEAQVDCKLEIKGGFTFFELMQRGVPLHLIDKYMNEKVVEPQK comes from the exons AAAGTGTTGCCCCAGAAAGTAACGGTGCCATGCCCCTACCTGAGATTACCCTGGAGGTTTCTCCACCAACAG AGGCTGTAGCAGATGGGAAAGAGCCAGTAGAGACTGATGGGAAGAAACCAGAGCCCTCAAAGCCTGAGCCATTACAGGCTGTGGAGGCTCAGGAGCCAAGCCCCACCGAGACTAACACAAACCAACCACAGCCTGGTGGGGTTGGGGTCAAAGAGCAGGCAGAGTCTGAACACTCTACTGTTAAGGAAGAGGGTCCTTGCTCCCCCCCACCAACTG ATGATGATGCTGCGGTTGCCACTACCCCATCCCCAACACCCCATGCAG AAAGTGTTGCACCAGAGAGTAACGGTGCCATGCCCCTACCTGAGATTACCCTGGAGGTTTCTCCACCGACAG AGGCTGTAGCAGATGGGAAAGAGCCAGTAGAGACTGATGGGAAGAAACCAGAGCCCTCAGAGCCTGAGCCATTACAGGCTGTGGAGGCTCAGGAGCCAAGCCCCACCGAGACTAACACAAACCAACCACAGCCTGGTGGGGTTGGGGTCAAAGAGCAGGCAGAGTCTGAACACTCTACTGTTAAGGAAGAGGGTCCTTGCTCCCTCCCACCAACTG AAAGTGTTGCCCCAGTGAGTAATGGTGCCATGCCCCTACCTGAGATTACCCTGGAGGTTTCTCCACCAACAG ATGATAGCGTCCCTGTGCCAGCCATGGGGAGAAAAGACTCAG TGTGGTCTCTGGGAGACGGCCAGGGCGCAGATGACCTGGAAAAGCCTATTGACAGCCCACCACGGTCCACCCTACTGATAGAGAGTCCACAAAGCGCCACTATCCTTGTGG GTGGAGACATCACCTTTGTTGCGAAGGTAGAGGCCAAAGATATTTTCCGCAAACCCACTATCAAATGGATCAAAGGAAAATGGATGGATCTTGCTAGCAAGACAGGAAAGCACTTACAGCTGAAAGAGACCTTTGAACGACTGACTAAG ATTCACACATTTGAGATGCACATCATCAAGGCCAAAGACAACTATGCAGGAAACTACAGGTGTGAAGTCACCTACAAGGACAAGTTTGACAGCTGTTGCTTTGACTTGGAAGTTAAAG AAGCTGAGGGCTCACAGAATATTGATATCCGATCAGCTTTCAAAAGAAG CAGTGAAGGACAAGAAGATGCAGGGGAACTTGACTTTAGTGGTCTCCTTAAACATAG GGAGCCCAAACCGGATGAAGGTCCAGATGTTGATGTGTGGGAGATCCTGAAGAACGCCCGGCCAGATCAGTATGAGAAGATTGCCTTCATGTATGGTATCACAGATCTGAGGGGTCTGCTGAAAAGGATGAAGAAGATCACAAGAGTGGAGAAGAAAACTGAAG CTTTTGCCAAGAAACTGGATCCAGCATATCAGGCAGATAAAGGTGGAAAAATCCGCATGGTGGTTGATCTGGCTGACCCCACAGTTGAGCTGAAGTGGTACAAGAACGGACAGGAAATCAGACCCTGTCCAAA GTATATCTTTGAGCATAAGGGCACACAAAGGATTATGGTCATCAACAACTGCTCCTTGAATGATGACGCAGCTTATTCTGTAGCAGCTGGAGATGAGAATTGCGCCACAGAGCTGTTTGTCAAAG AGTTGCCAGTTAAGATAGTTAAAAAGATTGAGCCGGTGAAGACCACAGTGAACGAGAGGATTGAGCTGGAGTGCGAGGTGTCAGAGGAAGGCGCTCAGGTCAAATG GATGAAGAATGGTGTTGAGGTTCCAACCGGAGTGCGCTCCAGATACCGAGTTAAGTGTGAGGGAACAAAACATTTCTTGGTGATTGATGACGCCTCCCGGGAGGACACTGGGACATACTCCCTCATGGCTACGGGTGGCACATCTGAGGCCCACATACAGGTTGACT TGAAACCGCTGAAGATATTTCAGGACTTGCAAGACATGAAGGTGATGCTGGGGCAACCCATCAATCTGCAGTGTGAGATTTTCCCAGGCAACGTCGCAGGTCGTTGGTACAGGAATGGACAGCTGATCCAGCCAAATGACCGCATCAACATCGTACACAAAAATAA GGTCCATCGTCTTGAAGTTGCGACCAGCACTCTTCATGACACAGGGGATTACACTTTTGTGCCTGAGGGATATTCACAGAGCCTCTCTGCCAAAATTCACATCATTG ACCCACCGAGGGTGCACTTGGAGAGTTTGAACTTTCCAGACAACACAATTACAATTGTGGCAGGAAACAAACTTCGCCTGGAGATCCCCATTACTGGAGAACCAGCGCCCAGGGTGGTGTGGATGAAGGGAGAAAGG GTGATTCTTGAGTCTGGCCATCGTGTCCGAGCTGAAACGTATGGCGACCAGACCAGCCTTACAATTGATGTAACAGAGCGGGAGGACACAGGCAACTACAAGATAATCCTGCAGAATGAGGCTGGTGAAGCAACAGCCAGCGTCAAGGTCAAGGTTGTAG ACATCCCTGACCCTCCGGAGTCTCCCTTGGTCCCAGTTGTTGGCGGTGATTGGTGCTCCATGACATGGGAACCACCAAAATATGATGGAAGTTCTCCAATATTAG GCTACTACATcgagagaaagaagaaacagagCTCCAGATGGATGAGACTGAACTTTGATCTGATTAAAGAAACATCCTTCGAACCCAAGAAGATGATTGAAGGAGTGCCATATGAAGTGCGGATCTTTGCAGTCAATGCTATAGGCTCGTCCAGGCCCAGTGAACCATCCAAAGCCTTTACCCCTCTCG CTGTGACCAGTGAGCCAACAATGCTGGTTGTGGACGATATCACCGACACCACAGTTACAGTAAAGTGGCGTCCTCCTGAAACCATCGGAGCTGCCGGTCTGGACGGATACTTAGTGGAGTACTGCATAGAAGGAA CTGATGATTGGGTAGTATCCAACAAAGAGTTGACCGAGAAGACCAAGTTTACCATCACTGGGCTGACTCCAGGGACTAGAATCTTAGTTCGAGTCAAAGCCATCAATGCTGCCGGAGCCAGCACTCCACGGACCCTTCAGCATCATGTCATGGTCAAAGAGATTATTG AACCACCCAAGATCCGCGTTCCCCGACACTTGAAGCAGACATACACTCGTAGAGTTGGAGAGGCGGTGAACCTCGTGGTGCCATTTATG GGCAAACCCAGGCCAAAAGTCAACTGGCTGAAAGAGGGCCAGCCCATAGAGCCTACCCACGTCAACATCCGCAACACAGACTGTGACAGCATCATCTTTATCCGTAAAGCAGAGCGCAGCCACTCCGGAAAGTATGAGATGACTGTTCAAGTTGAAAACCATGTGGACACGGCCATTCTTGACATACAAGTTGTAG ATCTACCTGGGCCTCCTCACAGTGTCACGATTGAAGATGTTTGGGGAGGAAATGTAGCTCTGGTCTGGACTCCTCCAAAGGACAACGGCAACGCCCCAATAACAGGCTACACCATTCAAAAAGCAGACAAGAAAACAATG GAATGGTTCACATGCATTGAGCACTACCATCGCTCATGCATCACCATCACAGAGCTGGTGGTAGGGAATGAGTACTTCTTCAGGATCTTTGCTGAGAACATGTGTGGCCTAAGCGAAACTGCCACGCAAAGCAAACAAAGTGCCCTCATCGTCAAAGAAG GCATGCAGGTGAAAACGCACGAGTTCACGGACCACGACTTTATGGAGGCACCAAAGTTCACACAGCCGCTGATCAACACTTTTGCTATTGCCGGCTACAACGCTACTCTAAACTGTAGTGTCCGTGCCAACCCAAGG GCTAAAGTGGTCTGGATGAAGAATAAGATAACCATCCTGGACGACCCACGGTACCGCATGTTTAGCAACCAGGGAGTATGTACTCTGGAAATCAGGAAGCCCAGTCCCTACGATGGAGGCCTGTACACTTGCAAGGCCGTCAACGATCTGGGAGAGGCCCAAGTGGACTGCAAGCTGGAGATCAAAG GAGGCTTCACCTTCTTCGAGCTCATGCAACGCGGGGTGCCCCTACACCTGATTGACAAGTACATGAACGAGAAGGTTGTGGAGCCACAGAAGTAA
- the mybpc1 gene encoding myosin-binding protein C, slow-type isoform X13, producing MPEPTKKDEMANGQPEESVAPESNGAMPLPEITLEVSPPTDDDAAVATTPSPTPHAEAVADGKEPVETDGKKPEPSEPEPLQAVEAQEPSPTETNTNQPQPGGVGVKEQAESEHSTVKEEGPCSLPPTESVAPVSNGAMPLPEITLEVSPPTDDDAAAATTPSLKPHAEDASSLKKLSIELPNDSVPVPAMGRKDSVWSLGDGQGADDLEKPIDSPPRSTLLIESPQSATILVGGDITFVAKVEAKDIFRKPTIKWIKGKWMDLASKTGKHLQLKETFERLTKIHTFEMHIIKAKDNYAGNYRCEVTYKDKFDSCCFDLEVKEAEGSQNIDIRSAFKRSSEGQEDAGELDFSGLLKHREPKPDEGPDVDVWEILKNARPDQYEKIAFMYGITDLRGLLKRMKKITRVEKKTEAFAKKLDPAYQADKGGKIRMVVDLADPTVELKWYKNGQEIRPCPKYIFEHKGTQRIMVINNCSLNDDAAYSVAAGDENCATELFVKELPVKIVKKIEPVKTTVNERIELECEVSEEGAQVKWMKNGVEVPTGVRSRYRVKCEGTKHFLVIDDASREDTGTYSLMATGGTSEAHIQVDLKPLKIFQDLQDMKVMLGQPINLQCEIFPGNVAGRWYRNGQLIQPNDRINIVHKNKVHRLEVATSTLHDTGDYTFVPEGYSQSLSAKIHIIDPPRVHLESLNFPDNTITIVAGNKLRLEIPITGEPAPRVVWMKGERVILESGHRVRAETYGDQTSLTIDVTEREDTGNYKIILQNEAGEATASVKVKVVDIPDPPESPLVPVVGGDWCSMTWEPPKYDGSSPILGYYIERKKKQSSRWMRLNFDLIKETSFEPKKMIEGVPYEVRIFAVNAIGSSRPSEPSKAFTPLAVTSEPTMLVVDDITDTTVTVKWRPPETIGAAGLDGYLVEYCIEGTDDWVVSNKELTEKTKFTITGLTPGTRILVRVKAINAAGASTPRTLQHHVMVKEIIEPPKIRVPRHLKQTYTRRVGEAVNLVVPFMGKPRPKVNWLKEGQPIEPTHVNIRNTDCDSIIFIRKAERSHSGKYEMTVQVENHVDTAILDIQVVDLPGPPHSVTIEDVWGGNVALVWTPPKDNGNAPITGYTIQKADKKTMEWFTCIEHYHRSCITITELVVGNEYFFRIFAENMCGLSETATQSKQSALIVKEGMQVKTHEFTDHDFMEAPKFTQPLINTFAIAGYNATLNCSVRANPRAKVVWMKNKITILDDPRYRMFSNQGVCTLEIRKPSPYDGGLYTCKAVNDLGEAQVDCKLEIKGGFTFFELMQRGVPLHLIDKYMNEKVVEPQK from the exons AAAGTGTTGCCCCAGAAAGTAACGGTGCCATGCCCCTACCTGAGATTACCCTGGAGGTTTCTCCACCAACAG ATGATGATGCTGCGGTTGCCACTACCCCATCCCCAACACCCCATGCAG AGGCTGTAGCAGATGGGAAAGAGCCAGTAGAGACTGATGGGAAGAAACCAGAGCCCTCAGAGCCTGAGCCATTACAGGCTGTGGAGGCTCAGGAGCCAAGCCCCACCGAGACTAACACAAACCAACCACAGCCTGGTGGGGTTGGGGTCAAAGAGCAGGCAGAGTCTGAACACTCTACTGTTAAGGAAGAGGGTCCTTGCTCCCTCCCACCAACTG AAAGTGTTGCCCCAGTGAGTAATGGTGCCATGCCCCTACCTGAGATTACCCTGGAGGTTTCTCCACCAACAG ATGATGATGCTGCTGCAGCCACTACCCCATCCCTAAAACCCCATGCAG AGGATGCCAGTTCACTCAAGAAACTCTCAATTGAGTTGCCTA ATGATAGCGTCCCTGTGCCAGCCATGGGGAGAAAAGACTCAG TGTGGTCTCTGGGAGACGGCCAGGGCGCAGATGACCTGGAAAAGCCTATTGACAGCCCACCACGGTCCACCCTACTGATAGAGAGTCCACAAAGCGCCACTATCCTTGTGG GTGGAGACATCACCTTTGTTGCGAAGGTAGAGGCCAAAGATATTTTCCGCAAACCCACTATCAAATGGATCAAAGGAAAATGGATGGATCTTGCTAGCAAGACAGGAAAGCACTTACAGCTGAAAGAGACCTTTGAACGACTGACTAAG ATTCACACATTTGAGATGCACATCATCAAGGCCAAAGACAACTATGCAGGAAACTACAGGTGTGAAGTCACCTACAAGGACAAGTTTGACAGCTGTTGCTTTGACTTGGAAGTTAAAG AAGCTGAGGGCTCACAGAATATTGATATCCGATCAGCTTTCAAAAGAAG CAGTGAAGGACAAGAAGATGCAGGGGAACTTGACTTTAGTGGTCTCCTTAAACATAG GGAGCCCAAACCGGATGAAGGTCCAGATGTTGATGTGTGGGAGATCCTGAAGAACGCCCGGCCAGATCAGTATGAGAAGATTGCCTTCATGTATGGTATCACAGATCTGAGGGGTCTGCTGAAAAGGATGAAGAAGATCACAAGAGTGGAGAAGAAAACTGAAG CTTTTGCCAAGAAACTGGATCCAGCATATCAGGCAGATAAAGGTGGAAAAATCCGCATGGTGGTTGATCTGGCTGACCCCACAGTTGAGCTGAAGTGGTACAAGAACGGACAGGAAATCAGACCCTGTCCAAA GTATATCTTTGAGCATAAGGGCACACAAAGGATTATGGTCATCAACAACTGCTCCTTGAATGATGACGCAGCTTATTCTGTAGCAGCTGGAGATGAGAATTGCGCCACAGAGCTGTTTGTCAAAG AGTTGCCAGTTAAGATAGTTAAAAAGATTGAGCCGGTGAAGACCACAGTGAACGAGAGGATTGAGCTGGAGTGCGAGGTGTCAGAGGAAGGCGCTCAGGTCAAATG GATGAAGAATGGTGTTGAGGTTCCAACCGGAGTGCGCTCCAGATACCGAGTTAAGTGTGAGGGAACAAAACATTTCTTGGTGATTGATGACGCCTCCCGGGAGGACACTGGGACATACTCCCTCATGGCTACGGGTGGCACATCTGAGGCCCACATACAGGTTGACT TGAAACCGCTGAAGATATTTCAGGACTTGCAAGACATGAAGGTGATGCTGGGGCAACCCATCAATCTGCAGTGTGAGATTTTCCCAGGCAACGTCGCAGGTCGTTGGTACAGGAATGGACAGCTGATCCAGCCAAATGACCGCATCAACATCGTACACAAAAATAA GGTCCATCGTCTTGAAGTTGCGACCAGCACTCTTCATGACACAGGGGATTACACTTTTGTGCCTGAGGGATATTCACAGAGCCTCTCTGCCAAAATTCACATCATTG ACCCACCGAGGGTGCACTTGGAGAGTTTGAACTTTCCAGACAACACAATTACAATTGTGGCAGGAAACAAACTTCGCCTGGAGATCCCCATTACTGGAGAACCAGCGCCCAGGGTGGTGTGGATGAAGGGAGAAAGG GTGATTCTTGAGTCTGGCCATCGTGTCCGAGCTGAAACGTATGGCGACCAGACCAGCCTTACAATTGATGTAACAGAGCGGGAGGACACAGGCAACTACAAGATAATCCTGCAGAATGAGGCTGGTGAAGCAACAGCCAGCGTCAAGGTCAAGGTTGTAG ACATCCCTGACCCTCCGGAGTCTCCCTTGGTCCCAGTTGTTGGCGGTGATTGGTGCTCCATGACATGGGAACCACCAAAATATGATGGAAGTTCTCCAATATTAG GCTACTACATcgagagaaagaagaaacagagCTCCAGATGGATGAGACTGAACTTTGATCTGATTAAAGAAACATCCTTCGAACCCAAGAAGATGATTGAAGGAGTGCCATATGAAGTGCGGATCTTTGCAGTCAATGCTATAGGCTCGTCCAGGCCCAGTGAACCATCCAAAGCCTTTACCCCTCTCG CTGTGACCAGTGAGCCAACAATGCTGGTTGTGGACGATATCACCGACACCACAGTTACAGTAAAGTGGCGTCCTCCTGAAACCATCGGAGCTGCCGGTCTGGACGGATACTTAGTGGAGTACTGCATAGAAGGAA CTGATGATTGGGTAGTATCCAACAAAGAGTTGACCGAGAAGACCAAGTTTACCATCACTGGGCTGACTCCAGGGACTAGAATCTTAGTTCGAGTCAAAGCCATCAATGCTGCCGGAGCCAGCACTCCACGGACCCTTCAGCATCATGTCATGGTCAAAGAGATTATTG AACCACCCAAGATCCGCGTTCCCCGACACTTGAAGCAGACATACACTCGTAGAGTTGGAGAGGCGGTGAACCTCGTGGTGCCATTTATG GGCAAACCCAGGCCAAAAGTCAACTGGCTGAAAGAGGGCCAGCCCATAGAGCCTACCCACGTCAACATCCGCAACACAGACTGTGACAGCATCATCTTTATCCGTAAAGCAGAGCGCAGCCACTCCGGAAAGTATGAGATGACTGTTCAAGTTGAAAACCATGTGGACACGGCCATTCTTGACATACAAGTTGTAG ATCTACCTGGGCCTCCTCACAGTGTCACGATTGAAGATGTTTGGGGAGGAAATGTAGCTCTGGTCTGGACTCCTCCAAAGGACAACGGCAACGCCCCAATAACAGGCTACACCATTCAAAAAGCAGACAAGAAAACAATG GAATGGTTCACATGCATTGAGCACTACCATCGCTCATGCATCACCATCACAGAGCTGGTGGTAGGGAATGAGTACTTCTTCAGGATCTTTGCTGAGAACATGTGTGGCCTAAGCGAAACTGCCACGCAAAGCAAACAAAGTGCCCTCATCGTCAAAGAAG GCATGCAGGTGAAAACGCACGAGTTCACGGACCACGACTTTATGGAGGCACCAAAGTTCACACAGCCGCTGATCAACACTTTTGCTATTGCCGGCTACAACGCTACTCTAAACTGTAGTGTCCGTGCCAACCCAAGG GCTAAAGTGGTCTGGATGAAGAATAAGATAACCATCCTGGACGACCCACGGTACCGCATGTTTAGCAACCAGGGAGTATGTACTCTGGAAATCAGGAAGCCCAGTCCCTACGATGGAGGCCTGTACACTTGCAAGGCCGTCAACGATCTGGGAGAGGCCCAAGTGGACTGCAAGCTGGAGATCAAAG GAGGCTTCACCTTCTTCGAGCTCATGCAACGCGGGGTGCCCCTACACCTGATTGACAAGTACATGAACGAGAAGGTTGTGGAGCCACAGAAGTAA